One Penaeus vannamei isolate JL-2024 chromosome 38, ASM4276789v1, whole genome shotgun sequence genomic window, gtgtgtgtgtgtgtgtgtgtgtgtgtgtgtgtgtgtgtgtgtgtgtgtgtgtttgtgtgtatatatatgtatatatatacatatatgtatgtatgtatatgtatgtatgtatatatatatatatatatatatatatatatatatatatatatgtgtgtgtgtgtgtgtgtgtgtgtgtgtgtgtgtgtgtgtgtgtgtgtgtgtgtgtgtgtgtataaatatatatatttacatatatgtatgtatgtatatgtatatatatatatatatatatatatatatatatatatatgtgtgtgtgtgtgtgtgtgtatgtgtgtatgtgtgtgtgtgtgtgtgtgtgtatatatatatatatatatatatatatatatatatatgtgtgtgtgtgtgtgtgtgtgtgtgtgtgtgtgtatgtatatgtataatatatatatatatatatatatatatatatatatatatatatatatatatataattttatatgtgtgtgtgtctatgaacatactttcatgtacacatacacgtatctcTTCATCTATGGGAAGTCCCCCGTGATCGCTTGCGCCACTGATCCCTTGCTATCGTGACAGTTGCCATGCAGCGCCAGATGACTTAACAAGCTCTGATGACCGCGAATGGGGCTGTTGGGCGTAAGTCTGCGTGTCTTGAGAGGACAAGAGGCTGGTCCTGTACGGGCTCGTTGCCTATTTTTCTGATTGTTTCAATTTGCGTTCATTCTCGGTCTGCCCTTAATTTGCTGTCCGTTTTAGATGTGTAGATGGAAATTTCACACTTTAGCATCATAGGCTTAAGAAGGGTTATGGTGGTTCTTGCTGAGTCATGATGTTTTTCTTTGGGAACCAGGATAATATCAATCAACAAAATAttgatgtatctgtgtatgtgtatatatatgtgtgtgtgtatgtgtgtctgtgtatgtaaatatatatatatatatatatatatatatatatatatatatatatatatatatatataatattccacAGAACATTCTTCCTACAAAAAAGGCAATCTAGAACCCTGACCATAGTCTGTGACATCACGTGAGGATAAtagagcctccccccctcccactcctcttccgcCCTTATCTGCATCACTTCAAAAGCTGGCGAGTCCACGACTCAGTTGTTGACCGCTGGCTGGAAGCACGTTGCGCAATGACGAGGAAGACAGGCACGTGACCTGGCTTGACTTTTGGCACTCCCCGGGTCAAATCTGACCCTTGAAACATTTTCCCAGAAGTACAACCGAGTTTCTTCGGCAGGGTCGAGATGCGGTTCCTGGTGTCCGCTGTCCTGCTGTGGCTGAGCGCAGCCGCCGCAGCGGAGGAGGAAACGGTCTCGGTGCAGCTCCTGCAGGGCGTCATCGAAGGCAGCAGGTCCGAGGCCAAGGGAGGGAAGTCCTTCTACAGCTTCCAGGGCATTCCCTATGCCGAGCCTCCCGTCGGGAGTCTGAGGTTCAAGGTAAGCGCTGCCGAGGGCGTGAGGCGAgctgcaggagggaaggagggtcctggggccggattctcagacgcgttaaggcgccgtatctccttaaggcgccttaacttacgagcgatcttactgcccatgcacagagcaagggacccgccatattggtgcgagtgaaggcgccCTCGGTTAAGGCAGAGGTAGAGCAGCCCTAGCGAGTTACGGCGAAGCATAAATGACATTTTTCAGCCCTAGAACAATTAATGCAACACTACAATATGTATTTCAtattcacgcacgaatctaattggctcatatgATTTCTCTTGCATACGTCATTCGCTACGAATCCGTCCGATTTTCCGTCATTCTTAACgacttttgtcattttgtcgcgtttgagaatccggcccctggaaatcgtggattttataccctctataacaccgttattatcaatttgcgcagaaaatggtatagaagaaaactttcaCAGAATGATATGTTCTACTActgggtaagctcagattctttaaattaggtgtgggggtgttatagagggtataaaagccacgatttccaggagctgcAATTACActccgcctccagcgccgcgacaaaatgacgaAAGTTGTTAAGAGTGAcggaaaatcggacggatttgtagcgaaTGACGTATGCAAGAGAAATCATATGAGCCAATTAGGTTCGTACGTGAATATGAAATACATATTGTAGTGTTGTATTAATTGCTCTAGGGCTGAAAAATGTTCTTTTTGATACTTCCGATCTTTTTCTCAAGCCTTTGgttcaagggagggggggggggtgtattgatagtgagagagagagagagtggggggggagagggagagggagatagagaaagagtgggggtagatagagagagggaggtagatagagatcgggaaagacccagagacagatagagatctaTACAAGCTTGATTTCATCAGCTGTAATATATTTTTCCTTGAGCACTTGCAGTTCCATGTATATTCTTATTACGAAGGCCGACGCACGCCTAGCAAATGGGCCTACAGCATTTTCCGCCAAAGGCTACGCGTCCCACAGGCTAATGACCCTCGGCGATGCTGCTGTTTAGCCAAAGGGGCGGAACTGTCAGAGTGGagatcccctcccttcgccccctctccttccctccttctctcacctcctcccctctgcttcctctatttcctcctcttcctccattcctttcttagCTTTCTCTTCCTGattctcctcctccaattcccccaacctcttttctcctgtctcctttctctcaccacctttctacttctttctcatcattaccccctcttcctccatattctccttcctgccctcctccttccttcccttccacccttcctcttctttctccctctctctcctctgccctccctctccatctcctcctcctccgccctcttcccctcatcctgcctcttctcttctatcccttcttccgccatattctccctctttcccttcctctctccctctttcccttcctacccccaaagtctccctctccctccctctctccctctttcccttcctccctgcctccctctctcctgaacACCCAATATCAATTTTAAAAAaattcattctctcccccccccccctcaggaccCTTTGCCTGCCGGGGCGTGGGTGGGCATGAGGACCGGCTTCGTCGCCCCGCCCGCGTGTCCGCAGCCGTTCTACCCGTTGAAGACCAGCGAAGACTGCCTGTTCCTCAATGTGTTTACACCTCGGGTAAGTTGGTCCTCGGGTTAAAGCTCGGAGGCTGATGccacagctgttgttgttgttgaggtagTTGTTGCTTTCCATTAAAATGTTGATTTACTGTGATCGTAATGAGTAAAAGTACTGTATATTTGATGAAGGTGTTATTTGATTtaggggtcatccataattttcatcattatcacaagtctACAAAGTGGAGACTAttgagcaaccccccccccttaaaagttAACGTATGTGGACGAAAAATGATAGTGGATCGATATTtccttatctatatgtatctatatgaagtCAAAATAAAACCCTTTCTTGTTATATTGAGTCTGATGACAGGACAGTGTAGAGTGTCTACaattcttttttgtcatatgctgtatttttttttttcttttgttaatgaATGCAGATGGTTTAATGCAAATGATAAGTGTTTAAAGTAATAATGAGATACTTTCCGATGTTCAAATAAAAATTGCTCAAGCCATTATGGTATGAAAcggcggcggaaatttcatcctctgtcacttcagctgggtcttccagttGGGCCTCATAGTGATTTAAACCTTCAACCCTGCAACACGCTGTGAATAGTCGTATAcgtttttagataaatcaagtttacaggttcaatgtcacatattcttgttatatatctaatacattttTTATAGATGTGCAGGTGGATTTAATGTTGTTGAATGTTTTTACATTGTTGGCTTAATGATGcaattattgtatattgttttatgcaatgCAGCAAACAAGGAAGTAACGCAGGGGATCCTATAATTATCAGATTCTGATCCTACGCAGTGTAACTGTAATccaatattcattcatttatgtgatagtgtatggttcaattctattatctatatccgttttctttatcatgtaATGTTTAGAAAACACCAGAAATGCTGCTACATAAAAGAGGGCAACCCTGCTAGCAACACCGACATGGCGCGAAATTTGAATCATGACGGCCGCCGATTCGCCCATTGACGGATCATCATTTTTCACATTTAAAAATAAGTGTACTCtggtctaacacacacacacaccccgctgacggtttgtacgctcgtgataatgatgaaaatcatggaTGATCCCTTATACCTTACCACGTTATAAATCTAACCAGCATTACTGCTGATATTAGTACCAAGTTGTTAAGTACCATAATTACCGTCATTTTATTAGTTACGTTACCTGGGTTATTTCAATCGAAACCTTACTCTACATTCTTTTGTATCTTTCCTCCAATTTTCTTCCAGTTAGTATGGACCTTCTTTTTGCAGTCCTTTAAACCGGACCTCCCTGTTATGGAttggtccccccccccttcctatggATTCCTTGGTGTTAAGAACGACCTTCTTTTTGCAGGCCAACAAGTCGGACCTCCCCGTCATGGTGTGGTTTTTACCCGGAGGTTTTGTGATGGGTACCATGGAGATTTACCGACCAGAGTACTTGGTTGCCAAGGACGTGGTGTATGTCACCGTTCAGAGCCGTCTCGGAATCCTGGGTCtgtagtttttctttcttctctgtatgTTTATTGTGCATTCGTTCATcgtctattaatatttttatctatttgacATTTAAGCCATATTTGATGTGTTTGGTATTCTCTattctgttattttgttttctttcgggGTCCCCATTTACACACACTACCAGTCAACTTTGCGGCGGTCCTTTGAGATTTTGACAGCACTATGGAATGTCTAGGAGGTTTCATTCGTTACTGTGAGGGTATTTGCACAGGGGGTCATGCATCACGACCTTTGAACATGATCGCGAACCCAGTCTGTTCTACAATGTATAGGCTATAGGCATATAGTACTCATTGTTGGCTGTGAACGTAAGGAAAAGCATGTTAGATACCTTGTGTTAGTAAGATGTGGTAAGGTTGAAAAAATGACATGATTATCTTGCTTATATTTGATTATAGTATTTGAAATTTAAAGGTCCTTTATTACCAAAATTTCTGTAATGATATTGTCTCATTTCACAAAGACAAACTAAATACGTAATTATATGGGCTTTTTATCATTGAAATAAATTGGTTTTAATGGGAGCCTTGAACCTGGATCATCCTGCTAAATTTTTCTATTTGCTTTTCAATTGTAGAAGGTTAGGATTAAGACTACTGCTTTTTAAATTACTGTGTAATAATCTAGCAAAATTTAGCCAATATGTGACTAATTATATGCTGAAAACATCTCAAAATTGAAGATTGACCACTTCTGATATCGCCAAGAACCCAACTAGGGTGTATGGCATGTTTACAGTGATCCTGAAAGTCTAAAAAGTACAAAACCCAaactaaaggccctatcacactatcacttttccgtcaatttctttctccacaaggatcgtctacaaacggaacgcctcccagaccaagacggttacgaccgtttccgtctgcctaatttccgtgttgattttgtgctattaataaattagataggatgagtgaatgtaaacataagctaatattttagaacattcgaatatacaataatacatcttcatatttctttaaaataacctAATATGTATGGGAATGTTCGTGTAATTCCcggggacctcactccgatagcgccatgtttatttacatgattttcatacggagttcattcggaaacgaaaaaaaaaatgacagaaaaagtgctagtgtgatagggcctttaagtCTTCAACTCCAAGGTTCTTATTTTATAACGGTTGGCGCCATTTGATGTAGGGACTTGTTGGACTTTATCGGGAGCCATAGAATTGGAAACGTAGCAACTGCAGATGTAGGCTTTTGTAGTGTGTAGCGTAGTGTTTTAGGGACGGAATTCGGTAAAGCGACGAAGATCAGAGCTAGCAGGGGTCGAGTGATCACAAGAGGGAAACGAGGTGGAGCGATTTCTGAAAGGCAATGAGCCAATACCAGAGAGATCCACAGAATGACATACGTGGGGACATTGCAGTGTGCGGTTCCGGTGCAGATGAAGACATTTACTAAACGGCAAATAttcttttcattaccattttttgtgttctgtttgtgagagGACAATACAGTTTTATTGTgggcatacgtgcgtgcgtgtttgttctAGATCTACCAAATATGGTAGATCTAGAACAGTCATGTATATGTTCATCAAGTACAGGTGACTCAAAGAAGGTATCTATAGAATATATCCTACTGGTTTTATATCATTTTTGAAAACAAGGTGCCTTTGCTTAATATTAAAGGTATACTCCATATTTCACCAATAGTTTTGATATATGCACAACATGCATTTCACATAGCAAGTCTATACTCTGGGTCTTCAAGTTATGAATGTCAGTGGACTTCATAATGAACATTGGGATTCTTTGGCTGTATAAATCAAGTTGTACACATAATTTCTCTCATAATGCGATTGAAAGTGAAATTCTGTCGGTTTGCAAAAGTATGATAACGTGAGAACATGAAATACGCACACCCTTCTCATTCTTGCTTCAGTAATTCAGGATAATTGCTTCTGTAGGATACCTTTCGACTGGGGACTCTGAGCTCCCGGGCAATCTAGGGCTGAAGGACCAGACATTGGCCCTCAAGTGGGTTCAGGACAACATTCAGGCCCTTGGCGGTGACCCAGACAAGGTCACCATCTTTGGACAGAACGCGGGAGGCGCGTCGGTGCACTACCACATTTTGTCTCCAATGTCGAAAGGTAGAATGGAAATTTTGATTTTTTACCGAATAGAGTTACATTAATGTTCTTAGAGatgaatggtaaagataatgcaaCTGCTTCTCTCTTCAGTTTCAGTTTCTTTCATTGATATCTGGAAAAGCGTGATGAAGCAAGACCACATTTAGCAGTTTTATGAGGAAACTTTACCATCTCGTCTCATTGTAAAAACTACATCGTTGTATTCTATTGACCATTTAATTTTACTTTACTGTTATTTCTTGCCGGCCATAGGTTTGTTCAAGCGAGCCATCATGCAGTCAGGAACAGCTCTGTGCTCTTGGTCAGTTCGGGAGGACCATAGGTACATAGCAGGTCAGATCGGTAGCATCTTGGACTGTCCTGGAGTGACAGAGAATCCGAATTCTTCAGACCTTGTTGACTGCCTGAAGAAGATCCCTGCTGATCAGCTGACCGCTGCGCTTCTCAAAATGGTAGGCTTTGATTATGATAAAGTTTTTATTTgaggtttttgttttctcttcatgTTATTTGATCCCGACCATCTCCCACTGGGGTCTCATTAGGCAAAAGGCGAAGGACTATTTCCTATTCTTGTCTTTGATCAAAACCTAGTGAAGTTCTAATCATTAGGTGCAAGTTGACAGTAAGATATCTGAAGATTAcaggcatttttcttttttttttcatggaatttcTTGGTCAGATACTTGATTTGCCTTTGTTACcaatccaataattttcaaactgcCTCCAGAGGAAGCTTGCTTGTTTCACGATGTCACAGTGATAGTAATCCCCAAAATGGCTGATAGAAATTACTATTTACAATGAAATTCTGATAATTTTCCTAATTTGTGGACAGGAAATATAAACTTCCAAGTTGTGATCATATATCTGCTGACCAGAAGTATAGATGGAGTATATCAAATATTTTGTAATTTACTAAAGATATTTGAACCTGCTTTTGATACTGACTACTCGATAAATTCATCCCCATTCTCAAACCCAGCTgttgaagtaaaaagaaaaaaaaaagtcatagatCCCTTTTTTGTCGCTCATCCACAAGCatggtctttttcttttattaatgcaTTGCAAGAGGTCTATACCCTCGCTAAACCCAGTTATTAGAGTAAAAAAACCTAATCCCTAAATCTTTGCCCAACTCCAAGCCATCCCCCTACGTGATGGGCCCCCGCGTGGACGGAGAGTTCCTCCCGGACCATCCCGCCACGCTGGTCAGGGAAGGCCGCTACAACCGTGTCGACATCATCGCCGGCAAGACACGAGACGAAGGCGCGCTTAATGTCCGAAGTAAGTGGGTCAGCGTCTTTCATGGTATCTGCAGGAACGCTAATTGTTCTAGCCATATGCGTTTAGTTACTCCTGTCATATACCTTGGGATGATGTGGCGATTTTGAGTGATATGACCAGTTTAACCTTCAAAATCTTGATAGTTTCATTCTTCCAGCGTTCTTGAAAGACGGCGTAGTGGACGCTATGATAAAGAGCTTCGGCATAATAGGCCCCTATATAATGGGATTAAATGTTTGGGACGACAACTTTGACTTTATTGGCCGCCTCATCTTCCACCGTTACATGGGTCCCATTGAGTTTGACATGAGCAAGGTCCACACCCTGGTCAAGGTAAGAAGCCGGGAGACAGGACCATTTTTTCGGTTCGCGAGTTTCATATTAGTTTTCTTCTCAATCAGTGAAAAGTATCTGagctgtttgtgtttgcatgcagGATGGTTCTGGGATTTGCAACAGGTGTTCTCTTGGAGAATATTACACTCATTATTTTCTTggtgaaaaataaaaattgagCAACACCGTCACCTATTTTTctgatatgttaaaaaaaaacagggagtTATCAATAGGATAATGAAGGTgagttttttggttttttttttctttgagagcAGTACG contains:
- the LOC113818990 gene encoding carboxylic ester hydrolase isoform X1 translates to MALHHIQECESLSDEACTYEDLVRLSFPATRVEMRFLVSAVLLWLSAAAAAEEETVSVQLLQGVIEGSRSEAKGGKSFYSFQGIPYAEPPVGSLRFKDPLPAGAWVGMRTGFVAPPACPQPFYPLKTSEDCLFLNVFTPRANKSDLPVMVWFLPGGFVMGTMEIYRPEYLVAKDVVYVTVQSRLGILGYLSTGDSELPGNLGLKDQTLALKWVQDNIQALGGDPDKVTIFGQNAGGASVHYHILSPMSKGLFKRAIMQSGTALCSWSVREDHRYIAGQIGSILDCPGVTENPNSSDLVDCLKKIPADQLTAALLKMPSPYVMGPRVDGEFLPDHPATLVREGRYNRVDIIAGKTRDEGALNVRTFLKDGVVDAMIKSFGIIGPYIMGLNVWDDNFDFIGRLIFHRYMGPIEFDMSKVHTLVKLIGDCYFNMCTMDAIENHARNTAFGNRVYAYELQHRGEHTFTDLYMGPTPDWILNDVSHMDDLQYLFDFKYLNISLSTEEDFFVSRIMVDLWTNFAATGDPTPDMSLGFKWTSTEVSKTSYLGITSSPTMKVVDDRQDLEFWRNLPKKMNKLLYPERFHKYY
- the LOC113818990 gene encoding esterase FE4 isoform X2, translating into MRFLVSAVLLWLSAAAAAEEETVSVQLLQGVIEGSRSEAKGGKSFYSFQGIPYAEPPVGSLRFKDPLPAGAWVGMRTGFVAPPACPQPFYPLKTSEDCLFLNVFTPRANKSDLPVMVWFLPGGFVMGTMEIYRPEYLVAKDVVYVTVQSRLGILGYLSTGDSELPGNLGLKDQTLALKWVQDNIQALGGDPDKVTIFGQNAGGASVHYHILSPMSKGLFKRAIMQSGTALCSWSVREDHRYIAGQIGSILDCPGVTENPNSSDLVDCLKKIPADQLTAALLKMPSPYVMGPRVDGEFLPDHPATLVREGRYNRVDIIAGKTRDEGALNVRTFLKDGVVDAMIKSFGIIGPYIMGLNVWDDNFDFIGRLIFHRYMGPIEFDMSKVHTLVKLIGDCYFNMCTMDAIENHARNTAFGNRVYAYELQHRGEHTFTDLYMGPTPDWILNDVSHMDDLQYLFDFKYLNISLSTEEDFFVSRIMVDLWTNFAATGDPTPDMSLGFKWTSTEVSKTSYLGITSSPTMKVVDDRQDLEFWRNLPKKMNKLLYPERFHKYY